The Candidatus Lernaella stagnicola genome segment CCGCGGCGAACTCGACGAGGCCTTGCGCATCCGCCAAGAAGAACAGTTGCCCGTCTACGAAATACTCGGCGACGTGCGCGAAGCGTTGGTATGCAAAGCATACATAGCGATGGGTTTGTTGCGGCGCAACCTTCAGGGAGACGCGGCCGAAGCCGCCGCGTTGCTGGAAGCGGCGTATGCCGACGCCGTGCGCCTGCGCCTGCCGGAGGCCGGGGAGATCCGCCAAATCCAGAAGCGTTTCGGGTTGAACGGTTAATCTTTTTTTATTGATTTGTCGTCGCCACCTGCCTAGTTCGTGTGGATTGCCGAAGTCTTCCAATTAACGATTAGGCGTCTCGCAAGCGGCCTTTTTTTGTGGGGCATTCGACCGTTCGGCGGCGCGTGCGGATTAATTAGAAAAGGACGCCCCGGCGGGCGTCCCGTGAAAAGCGGAATTGCTGATCGCTACTCGTGATTGAATTCGACGATGGCTTCGCCGTCGACAACGCGGATCGTCATGCATTGAATGTCGGGCCAATCCTCGGTGCATGCCCGCGCGGAAATCGGCTGGTTGACGGCGCGCTCGATGTTGCGCGCCACGTGCCGCGCGCCCAGCCGCGGATCGTAGCCGCTTTCGGCAAGCGCGGTGACTACGTCGTCTTCAAAGCTCAGGAGTTTGCCGCGCTGTTCCCAACGTACGACTTCTTCATTGAGCATTTTGCGGACGATCGCATACAGGGCGTTCATCGGCAGCGCCTTGAAGGGCACCAGGACGTCGATGCGGTTGACGAATTCGCTGGGCAGTATTTTGAGTAAATACTCCAGCACGCCGTGGGCATCGGGTTCGCTGGGTTTGACCGAACGGGTGAAGCCGACCGAACGCTTGCCCTCGCCCCAGAGTTCGCGGCCGACGTTCGAGGTCATGATGACCACGCAATTGCTGAAGTCGACTCGTTCGCCCTTCCCGTCGGTCAGCACACCTTCGTCGAACAACTGCAACAGGAGTTTCAGAATATCCGGATGCGCTTTTTCGATTTCGTCCAGCAGCACGACCGCGTGTCCCAATCTCGACACCGGGCCGGTCAAATGCCCTTCGGTGCCGTAGCCAATGTATCCCGGCGGGGCGCCGATAATCTTGGCGTATTCGTGCTGCGACATGTACTCGGACATATCCAGGCGCACCAAGTGTTGAAAATCGCCGTGCAAGGCCTGGCATAGCGCTTTGGCCAGCTCGGTTTTTCCGACCCCCGAGGGCCCGAGGAACATGAACACGCCGTCGGGGCGATTCGGCTTGAGGTCGAGTTGCTGCTTGGTCAAACGGACGCGCTGGGCGACGGCGCTCACCGCTTCTTCCTGGCCGAGCACCCATTGCGACAAAATCGCCTCGAGTTCCTTAAGGCGCGTGATGTCTTGCGTGTGGGCCATGTCGGCGAAGATTTGCGCGGCGCTGTGCACCGATTTCGCGTCTACTTCCGTCGCGCCCGCGGTTCGCGTTTGCGCACAGGCCGAGTCAAGCAACCGCAAGACGGCCTTGGGCGGCCTTTCCTTGCGAGGTGAATCGCCGCTGATTTTCAGAGCGCAGTCGATGGAATCCTGCGGCACGGTGACGCCGTGGTAATCTTCCAGGCGCACCACCGAATCGGCGATGACCGCGCCGAGGTCGTGTTCGGAAAACTCGTCCAAATACAGCGGCAAGAGGCGGCGACCGAAAACGGGGTCGCTTTTGAAATATTGCTCGTAGCTCTGCGGCGTGATGGTGAATACGGCGCGCATTTTGCCGCTTTGCAGGTAGGGCTTGAAGCATGAAACAGGGTCGATGGTCATCGGTTGCGCCCACAAACCGACCAACAAATCGAAGTCATCGACGATGAAAATCACGTTTTCCTGTTCGGCGACACGATGGATCGTGCTAACCAAATCGGCCGGACCCAGCACGCGCTTGTTGATTTCGGAAAGCACTTTCAGCGTATCCAGAGCGATGAACGTGTAATCGGAAAGCACCGGGATTTTCCCGCTGATCGCCAGCCGCGCCCATCCTTCAATCAGGCTGCTGCGGCCGATGCCCGGCTGGCCGATTGCCATGACGACCGGGTCGTTCTGCTGGATCACCGCCCAAGTGAGGCGCTGACGAAGATGCTCGCGGCCGATGGGAATGATGTCTTTCTCGCCGACAAAGGCTTCGTCCCAGATCGTCGTGTAGGGAGGTTTCGCTACATTTTCCTTGGCCTTCTTCTTAGCCTCCTTGGCCTTTTCTACAACCTTTTCTTTACCGTCGTCCGAGCGCTCGGGCTTGGATTCTTCGGTCGGCTGGGGCTGCACCTTGGTTTCGGCTGTACCCGGTCCTTCGGTTTGCGGCGGTGGAGCGTCCGACACCTTCAAATCGCGAATTTCGTGTTCATAATCGCCGGCGAAATGGGCGAAGAAGGCCCGCGCAATCTGCTCGGCTTCGATTTTTTTCGAAACGGCTTCGGCGAGGAAAGCCACGACGCGCTCATCGACGTGAACGCTTACCTCATCGATCTGCAATTCCTGCTTTTCCAAAGAGGCCAACAACCGTTTTTGCGCATCGTTGAGTTGTTCGCGTGTTGCATCAACAACCAAGTGCTCGCCATGTTCCTCGAGAAGGGCGGCCATGATGTGCCCGGCGCTTACCAGGTTGTGCCCCATGCGCTTGCATATCGACGCGGCTTTTTCAAAAACGGCGCGGAATTCGGCCAAATCCTCCGCTGCGGAGAACTCTTTAAGTGGTACGTGACCGGCCACGCTCATACTCCCTGCATGATTGAGTTATTGGTGCCTTGGAAACGCCGTCGAATTTAGTCGACCCAGCGCCGCCCGCCGTATTTTGACTGCAACTTGTCATCGAGTTCGTCAGACGTTGAGCTCAACGTCACGACACCGGCGACGAATTCTTCGAAGTCGAGCATTTCGCCCAAGAAGTTGTGTTCTAGGAAAATGATGCCTTCGCTGCCGTCGTCCTCGGTGGGCACCCAATACAATTTGCCGAAGATGTACCGATTGTTGAGTACCGAAAATTCTTCGAACATCGAATCGTTACCACGACGCGGGACGCCCGCGAGTACGACGGCGCGCATGCGCAGAATCGTCCGCTCTTCGCCCAAATCGACGGGTTCAATAAACAACGCCGTAGACTCATGCTGAATGCGATATCGATCATCAACTACGCTGTATGTTTTGGTTACCTCGCGCATAAAACGCTCTGTCTTCGAACGCAGATTCGCGAGTTCTTTAGTTTCCCCCATAATGCCTCCCTCCGGATTACGGTTTAGGTGATTCGAACTGCCCGTCACGTGAGCCGTGGAACGCTATCAATTGCTCCCGGTCTTGTCAATTGCAACTGGTGCTTGATTGCGCCGTGAACGCCGCGGCCGGCCGTCGAACGTTTGCATTTCGGGGTTGCAATTATTATTGGTTTCCGGTATTTAGGCCGTCTTATGCAGCGCCGTACAACGCCGGCGTCGAACAAAGGAGAATGGACATGAGAGATAAAATCCACCCGAAATACGAAGAGACGCACTTCAAGTGTGCCTGCGGCAACGAGTTCACGTCGCGCTCGACGATGGGCAAAGAAGTGTCGATCGATATTTGCAACAAGTGCCACCCCTTCTTTACCGGTCGCGAAAAGCTCGTGGATACGGCCGGTCGTGTCGAACGTTTCATGCAGAAATACAAGGGAACGTACGGCAAAGGGAAAAAAGGCAACAGCTAATAGCGGACAATTGCGGCCCGCGTGCTTATGTTATGCAGCGCGCGGGCCTTCTTGCGCCTGCGCCCGACACGGATGAAACACCGGGAGCTTCTTAATGCCGGATAAACAATCGGGACCCTTGGCGGTTGGTGGCCAAGCCTTATTGGAAGGCGTGATGATGCGCTCGCCCAACAGCATGGCCGTGGTATGCCGGCGACCGGACGGGCAAATCGTACTGAAAGAAGAACAGTGGATCAGCATCTGGAATCGCCTGAAATTCCTGCGTAAACCGTTCTTAAGAGGCGCGATCGTTCTGGTCGAAGCCATGTGGAACGGCATCGGCGCCCTCACCTTTTCGGCCAAGATCTTCGCCGAAGAGGAAGTTGAAGAAAAAGACGATACGACCCAAGCCGAAGACGCCGGCGGGGAATCCGAATCCAGTCCGGAAGAATCGCCCAAGAAGGACAAAGATCAGGGACTCTCAAGCTTGTCGATCGGCTTGACGATCGCGTTTTCCATCACGGCGGCGATGGCGTTGTTCATGGTCTTGCCGCACTTGGCCACCGCTTACGTCGGCGCGCTGTTCGGCAAGGAATTGACCGTGGACATGGTCTCGTTCCATTTGGTGGACGGCGTGATCAAAATTTCCGTGTTTTTCCTTTACGTGTGGGCCATCAGCTTCATGCCCGATATCAAGCGAACCTTCATGTATCACGGTGCCGAACACATGGCGATTTCCGCCTTCGACCAGGGCAAAACACTGACGGTGGAAAACGTCCGGCCCTACAGCACGCTGCACCCGCGCTGCGGAACAAGTTTCATCATTATCGTCCTGCTCTCGAGCATTTTGCTGTTTTCGATGATGTTCCCCTTCATGCCGAAACTGGAAACCATGCCGAA includes the following:
- a CDS encoding AAA family ATPase produces the protein MAGHVPLKEFSAAEDLAEFRAVFEKAASICKRMGHNLVSAGHIMAALLEEHGEHLVVDATREQLNDAQKRLLASLEKQELQIDEVSVHVDERVVAFLAEAVSKKIEAEQIARAFFAHFAGDYEHEIRDLKVSDAPPPQTEGPGTAETKVQPQPTEESKPERSDDGKEKVVEKAKEAKKKAKENVAKPPYTTIWDEAFVGEKDIIPIGREHLRQRLTWAVIQQNDPVVMAIGQPGIGRSSLIEGWARLAISGKIPVLSDYTFIALDTLKVLSEINKRVLGPADLVSTIHRVAEQENVIFIVDDFDLLVGLWAQPMTIDPVSCFKPYLQSGKMRAVFTITPQSYEQYFKSDPVFGRRLLPLYLDEFSEHDLGAVIADSVVRLEDYHGVTVPQDSIDCALKISGDSPRKERPPKAVLRLLDSACAQTRTAGATEVDAKSVHSAAQIFADMAHTQDITRLKELEAILSQWVLGQEEAVSAVAQRVRLTKQQLDLKPNRPDGVFMFLGPSGVGKTELAKALCQALHGDFQHLVRLDMSEYMSQHEYAKIIGAPPGYIGYGTEGHLTGPVSRLGHAVVLLDEIEKAHPDILKLLLQLFDEGVLTDGKGERVDFSNCVVIMTSNVGRELWGEGKRSVGFTRSVKPSEPDAHGVLEYLLKILPSEFVNRIDVLVPFKALPMNALYAIVRKMLNEEVVRWEQRGKLLSFEDDVVTALAESGYDPRLGARHVARNIERAVNQPISARACTEDWPDIQCMTIRVVDGEAIVEFNHE
- the rpmE gene encoding 50S ribosomal protein L31, which produces MRDKIHPKYEETHFKCACGNEFTSRSTMGKEVSIDICNKCHPFFTGREKLVDTAGRVERFMQKYKGTYGKGKKGNS
- a CDS encoding DUF1385 domain-containing protein, producing the protein MPDKQSGPLAVGGQALLEGVMMRSPNSMAVVCRRPDGQIVLKEEQWISIWNRLKFLRKPFLRGAIVLVEAMWNGIGALTFSAKIFAEEEVEEKDDTTQAEDAGGESESSPEESPKKDKDQGLSSLSIGLTIAFSITAAMALFMVLPHLATAYVGALFGKELTVDMVSFHLVDGVIKISVFFLYVWAISFMPDIKRTFMYHGAEHMAISAFDQGKTLTVENVRPYSTLHPRCGTSFIIIVLLSSILLFSMMFPFMPKLETMPKILRHLVYIAVKLPLLFPIAGVSYEIIRLAGKYRSNPLLRLATWPGLMTQKITTKKPTDDMLEISILSLKKCLWREKRVQDGEETAESSEVVYPNFQAAVEDLGCPEHFFEGGSIEIQ